A region from the Vigna radiata var. radiata cultivar VC1973A unplaced genomic scaffold, Vradiata_ver6 scaffold_310, whole genome shotgun sequence genome encodes:
- the LOC106780430 gene encoding uncharacterized protein LOC106780430, with amino-acid sequence MGLSPFQLVXGKXCXLPVELEHKAWWALKFLNFDPAKAQWKRGNQLLELEEMRLHAYESSKTYKDKVKFYHDKKLMKRTFHPGDLVLLFKSRLKLFLGKLKSKWSGPFMVKHVFQSGAVKLEASTEDDQQMRWIVNGQRLKHYVGGDVEQFSSVMMLVDP; translated from the coding sequence ATGGGGTTATCTCCTTTTCAGTTAGTCTANGGAAAANCATGTCNTTTGCCAGTTGAATtggaacacaaagcttggtgggcattgaaatttttgaattttgatcctgCCAAGGCTCAATGGAAACGAGGCAACCAACTGCTAGAACTCGAAGAAATGCGGTTGCATGCATACGAGTCATCCAAgacttacaaagataaggtgaagttttatcatgacaagaagCTGATGAAAagaactttccatccaggaGATTTGGTTCTCCTATTCAAATCGCGGCTAAAGTTATTCCTAGGGAAGCTGAAGTCAAAATGGTCAGGACCTTTTATGGTCAAACATGTATTCCAGAGTGGAGCAGTGAAATTAGAAGCTTCAACTGAAGATGATCAGCAGATGAGATGGATCGTGAATGGCCAAAGACTCAAACACTATGTAGGAGGGGATGTGGAGCAATTTTCCTCAGTcatgatgttggtggatccatga